Proteins from a single region of Budorcas taxicolor isolate Tak-1 chromosome 11, Takin1.1, whole genome shotgun sequence:
- the ANGPTL2 gene encoding angiopoietin-related protein 2, giving the protein MRPLCVTCWWLGLLAALGAAASQKDGLEGTEEGSPGEFVYLNRYKRAGESPDKCTYTFIVPQQRVTGAICVNSKEPEVLLENRVHKQELELLNNELLKQKRQIETLQQLVEVDGGIVSEVKLLRKESRNMNSRVTQLYMQLLHEIIRKRDNALELSQLENRILNQTADMLQLASKYKDLEHKYQHLATLAHNQSEIIAQLEEHCQRVPAARPVPQPPPATPPRVYQPPPYNRIINQISTNEIQSDQNLKVLPPPLPTMPTLTSLPSSTDKPSGPWRDCLQALEDGHDTSSIYLVKPENTNRLMQVWCDQRHDPGGWTVIQRRLDGSVNFFRNWETYKQGFGNIDGEYWLGLENIYWLTNQGNYKLLVTMEDWSGRKVFAEYASFRLEPESEYYKLRLGRYHGNAGDSFTWHNGKQFTTLDRDHDVYTGNCAHYQKGGWWYNACAHSNLNGVWYRGGHYRSRYQDGVYWAEFRGGSYSLKKVVMMIRPNPNTFH; this is encoded by the exons ATGAGGCCGCTGTGCGTGACGTGCTGGTGGCTGGGACTGCTGGCTGCCCTGGGAGCAGCGGCGAGCCAGAAGGACGGCTTGGAGGGCACCGAGGAGGGCTCACCCGGCGAGTTCGTCTACCTGAACAGGTACAAGCGGGCTGGAGAGTCCCCGGACAAGTGCACCTACACCTTCATCGTGCCCCAGCAGCGGGTCACAGGCGCCATCTGCGTCAACTCCAAGGAGCCCGAGGTGCTCCTGGAGAACAGGGTGCACAAGCAGGAGCTGGAGCTGCTCAACAACGAGCTGCTCAAGCAGAAGCGGCAGATTGAGACGCTGCAGCAGCTGGTGGAGGTGGACGGCGGCATCGTGAGCGAGGTGAAGCTGCTGCGCAAGGAGAGCCGCAACATGAACTCGCGGGTCACCCAGCTCTACATGCAGCTCCTGCACGAGATCATCCGCAAGCGGGACAACGCGCTCGAGCTCTCGCAGCTGGAGAACCGCATCCTCAACCAGACAGCTGACATGCTGCAGCTGGCCAGTAAGTACAAGGATCTGGAGCACAAGTACCAGCACCTGGCCACGCTGGCCCACAACCAGTCCGAGATCATTGCCCAGCTGGAGGAGCACTGCCAGCGGGTGCCCGCCGCCCGGCCCGTGCCCCAGccgccccccgccaccccgcCCCGCGTCTACCAGCCGCCCCCCTACAACCGCATCATCAACCAGATCTCCACCAACGAGATCCAGAGCGACCAGAACCTGAAGGTGCTGCCGCCCCCTCTGCCCACCATGCCCACCCTCACCAGCCTCCCGTCCTCCACAGACAAGCCGTCGG GCCCATGGAGAGACTGCCTGCAGGCCCTGGAAGATGGCCATGACACCAGCTCCATCTACCTGGTGAAGCCAGAGAACACCAACCGCCTCATGCAGGTGTGGTGCGACCAGAGACACGACCCCGGGGGCTGGACGGTCATCCAGAGGCGCCTGGATGGCTCGGTCAACTTCTTCCGGAACTGGGAGACATACAAG CAAGGGTTTGGGAACATTGACGGCGAGTACTGGCTGGGCCTGGAGAACATTTACTGGCTGACGAACCAGGGCAACTACAAGCTGCTGGTGACCATGGAGGACTGGTCTGGCCGCAAGGTCTTTGCAGAGTATGCCAGCTTCCGCCTGGAGCCTGAGAGCGAGTATTACAAGCTGCGGCTGGGGCGCTACCATGGCAACGCTGGCGACTCCTTCACCTGGCACAACGGCAAGCAGTTCACCACCCTGGACAGAGACCACGACGTCTACACAG GCAACTGTGCCCACTACCAGAAGGGGGGCTGGTGGTATAACGCCTGCGCCCACTCCAACCTCAATGGGGTCTGGTACCGCGGGGGCCACTACCGGAGCCGCTACCAAGACGGGGTCTACTGGGCTGAGTTCCGCGGAGGTTCCTACTCGCTCAAGAAGGTGGTGATGATGATCCGGCCCAACCCCAACACCTTCCACTAG